GATTCCGACACTTCCGATGATCAGCTGACGGCGGTTCGGCATGAGACGGGTGAACGCGCGGATTCGTCGTCGAACGCTCATCGTGACGCCGACGATTCGACGGTTGCTGTCGGCGGAACGGCGGGACCGCGTGGTTCGCGGATCGCGCGGAGAACCGAACCGTTCGCGGTGGAAACACCGAATCGGGCCGCCCTCTCGTCGGATGTCGCCGACAACGAAGGAGGAGATGGTGTGACCTCGGATCAGCCGACTCTGGATCGGATCACGACGACGACGCTGGAGGCGTTCGCCGACACGATCGTCCCCGGGGAGAAGCGAGCCCCGGACGACCATGCCGTGGCGGGAGTCGCCGAGGGCGGCGGCGCCGTGGCGTCGGGCGCCCTCGCGCTGTTGAACGATCCGGCGAGCGGCTTCGGACCGGCGCTGGCGTCGCTGGCGGGCCTGTTGAACGAGCATGCGGACAGGTTCGCCGCCGAACGCGGGGTGGCACTCGACGAGACGCTGCCCGCCTTCGTCGCGCTGTCCTATGCCGACCGCGCGGCCCTGATGCTGCGTCTGACCGCCGTGGACAACGGGGAACGCGACGGCTGGGTCGCGCTGGCGATGCTCAGCAACATGGCCTTCGACACCGCCGCGCACCTCCACACCGCCGACGCCTTCGCCCAGGGCCACCCGGGCCTGTCGATCCTCGGCTTCGCCCGCCCCGAGGCGGACGGCCTCTGGCGGTTCCGCGACCACTCGTACGGCGGCACCCCCGCCGCCACCCATCCCGACACCAGCCCCTCAGGGAGTCCGGCATGAGCAGCACGGAGCGCACCGACGTCCTCGTGATCGGCAGCGGGTTCGGCGGCGCCGTGACCGCGTATCACCTGGCGGCAGGCGGGGCGAAGGTGGTGGTCCTCGAACGCGGGCCCTGGCTGACGGGCGAGGAGTTCGACCACGACTTCAAACTCGGCTCGTCGTACACGAGGGTGTTCGACTTCGTCGTCGGCGACGGGATGAGCCTGCTGGGCGGCAACTGCGTCGGCGGCGGCAGCGTCGTGTACTTCGCGGCGATGCCGAGGGCCCCCCGGTTCGCCTTCGAACGCCACGGCGGCATCGGACGCCGCATGTGGCCCGCGGCGATCAGCCGGGACACCCTGGACCCGTGGTATGACAGGGTGTCGGAGGCACTGCCGGTGACGCGGCAGACCTGGGACGACGTCAGCTACGCCGCAGGGCTCTTCGGCGCCGCCTGCTCACACGCGGGCCGCACCGCCAATCCGGTCCCCGTCGCGATCGACACGGCGCTGTGCACCAACTGCAACTGGATGATGGCGGGCTGCCGTTTCGACGCCAAACGCTCCCTGTTGTTGAACTATCTGCCCGCCGCCGTCGCCCACGGCGCCGAGATCCGGCCGCTGCACGAGGTGCAGCGCCTGTCCAGGACAGACGACGGGGACTACCGAGTCCACTACGACACGATCGACGCCGAGGACTACCGGATCAGCACCGGCAGCGGCACGATCGACGCCCGGATCGTCGTGCTGGCGGCGGGCGCGGGCGCCACGCCGATGATCCTGCAACGCTCCGAGGCGACGCTGGGCCCGATGCCGCACGCGGTCGGACGCTACTTCTCCGGCAACGGGGAACGGCTCAACACCGCGGTCGTCGACGAGGAACGCGCCCACGAGCTGTTCGGC
This genomic stretch from Actinoalloteichus hoggarensis harbors:
- a CDS encoding FAD-dependent oxidoreductase, whose amino-acid sequence is MSSTERTDVLVIGSGFGGAVTAYHLAAGGAKVVVLERGPWLTGEEFDHDFKLGSSYTRVFDFVVGDGMSLLGGNCVGGGSVVYFAAMPRAPRFAFERHGGIGRRMWPAAISRDTLDPWYDRVSEALPVTRQTWDDVSYAAGLFGAACSHAGRTANPVPVAIDTALCTNCNWMMAGCRFDAKRSLLLNYLPAAVAHGAEIRPLHEVQRLSRTDDGDYRVHYDTIDAEDYRISTGSGTIDARIVVLAAGAGATPMILQRSEATLGPMPHAVGRYFSGNGERLNTAVVDEERAHELFGLSRPDGRVYAANQIGRGPAVASWDDLDGTKPEYSRFSLEQLYFPPGLGTILAQTPDPTGATWFGPRKKELLRRWPSWLTIFAMTEDDNEGVFGPPPPTGNAYRISQQMLGRGTLSYRPTANTLRGWAASDAEIKRIMERDGLSTVLPWTNDVVGAYTVHPLASCRLGDDPATSALDDRHELRGHPGVFVTDGSAVPGALTVNPALTIAALAERAVPGIVRAARERGVAVTYGAPGPGGETSGRAATARAAATLFERPGHDGRVITSPGETG
- a CDS encoding DUF5987 family protein, producing MTSDQPTLDRITTTTLEAFADTIVPGEKRAPDDHAVAGVAEGGGAVASGALALLNDPASGFGPALASLAGLLNEHADRFAAERGVALDETLPAFVALSYADRAALMLRLTAVDNGERDGWVALAMLSNMAFDTAAHLHTADAFAQGHPGLSILGFARPEADGLWRFRDHSYGGTPAATHPDTSPSGSPA